A single Ziziphus jujuba cultivar Dongzao chromosome 11, ASM3175591v1 DNA region contains:
- the LOC107432963 gene encoding calmodulin-binding receptor-like cytoplasmic kinase 2, whose product MNTSHGRRRSNSDYRSTPDRMEPHTMNTSHGRRGSSSDYRSTPDRFPYSPSSTYSAASTVKNRNPVAVAARSVAGVFVACFTPPETATSKSIADSEDYKSPSVKSDVSGAGFDRRRASNRGVYLISNNSTNGEPGNLRFTIEDIYKATKNFSPNFKIGQGGFGTVYKGRLADGTFVAIKRAKKSLYDKHLGTEFQSEIRTLAQVEHLNLVKFYGYLEQKDERIVVVEYVPNGTLREHLDCLRGNILDLATRLDIAIDVAHAVTYLHMYTDHPIIHRDIKSSNILITENFRAKVADFGFARLAADSDSGATHVSTQVKGTAGYLDPEYLRTYQLTEKSDVYSFGVLLVELVTSRRPIEPKRELKERITARWAMKMFSDGDATSTIDPKLEKTEVNYLTIEKLFELALQCLAPRRQNRPSMRKCAEILWSIRRDYRETAVSDFRSYSTRSLRSASTKEE is encoded by the exons ATGAACACGTCTCACGGACGCCGGAGATCCAATTCCGACTACAGGAGCACGCCCGACCGTATGGAACCCCACACAATGAACACGTCTCACGGACGCCGGGGATCCAGTTCCGACTACAGGAGCACGCCGGACCGATTTCCATACTCTCCGAGCTCCACATACTCCGCTGCCTCCACCGTAAAGAACCGCAATCCGGTCGCCGTCGCCGCCCGGTCTGTCGCCGGAGTCTTCGTAGCATGCTTCACTCCTCCGGAGACGGCGACTTCCAAGAGCATCGCTGATTCCGAAGATTACAAATCTCCTTCTG TTAAATCGGATGTTTCCGGAGCTGGTTTTGATAGAAGACGTGCGTCCAACCGGGGTGTCTATCTCATTTCAAATAACTCGACAAATGGAGAACCTGGGAATCTAAGATTCACGATTGAAGATATCTATAAGGCCACAAAAAACTTCTCCCCCAACTTTAAGATAGGGCAAGGAGGGTTTGGGACCGTGTACAAGGGAAGACTGGCAGATGGTACCTTTGTTGCTATTAAGCGTGCTAAAAAA AGTCTATATGATAAGCATTTGGGTACGGAATTTCAAAGCGAGATCCGGACACTGGCACAGGTTGAACATCTGAATTTGGTCAAATTCTACGGGTATCTGGAGCAAAAAGATGAAAGAATTGTTGTGGTGGAGTATGTTCCCAATGGAACCCTCAGAGAACATTTGGATT GTTTGCGTGGAAACATTCTTGATCTTGCCACACGGCTTGATATTGCAATTGATGTTGCTCATGCTGTCACATATCTCCATATGTACACAG ATCATCCAATTATTCATAGAGATATAAAATCTTCCAACATTCTCATTACGGAAAACTTTCGGGCCAAGGTAGCAGACTTTGGTTTTGCTAGACTAGCAGCTGACAGTGATTCAGGTGCCACACATGTATCTACGCAAGTTAAAGGAACTGCAGGTTACTTGGACCCAGAATACCTAAGGACATATCAGCTTACAGAGAAGAGTGATGTCTACTCATTCGGCGTGCTATTGGTTGAGCTTGTCACCAGCAGGCGTCCTATTGAACCAAAACGAGAACTCAAAGAGCGGATAACTGCGAGATGG GCCATGAAGATGTTTAGTGATGGAGATGCTACTTCAACCATTGATCCAAAGCTGGAAAAGACTGAAGTGAATTACCTAACTATCGAAAAGCTTTTCGAACTAGCCTTGCAATGTTTGGCTCCACGCAGGCAGAACCGCCCTAGCATGAGAAAATGTGCAGAGATCCTTTGGAGCATCCGCAGAGATTACAGGGAGACAGCGGTTTCAGATTTCCGTTCGTATTCCACCCGTTCACTAAGGAGTGCCTCAACAAAAGAAGAGTGA